AATATTTAAGTAAATGTTGccaatacatgtatcatacaaAATGATATTTGAAGATTACGCGCTACtttttatacatacatttaaTCGTCTTGTCATTGGCATTTGCCTGTTTAACAGCAGAATAATGTCAATTGAGATATTGAAAGAGAGAGTGCACAAAACTGTCAAGAAGgtacatgttttatatttaactAATAAATCTCTCCTTTGTACTGATATTAATAGATTTActatttttcttttcttacaGTTGCTGCAACCCGACAAAGACAATTGTTTAAGTGATGTGTAAATATTGTGTACAGATAGTTTCCTCACCGTTGGATCTGGacataatcaaatgaaattttacCTTATTTTAATGACATTTCACCATCAAGGAATAAAAGTAAACTGAATAAGAAACTAAAGACTACGTTGGAATAAATCGAATTTGTATTGCTtactaaatatttttaacatgtacTTTTAAAAACCCATCGTCAGATGAATTTTTACCTTATTTTAATGACAATTCACCACAAGGAATAAAAGTTAACCGAATAAGAAGCTAAAGACTACGTTGGAATAAATCGAATTTTTATTGCTTACTAAATATTTTCAACATGTACTTTTACAAACACATACATTCCAATAGttaaaagatgaatttatgattGAAATGAAAATAGTCTGGACTTTGTATTTACATACTAACAATGTCGCTTTGTCGTGAATATGAACTATTTCCCGCTTATAGCTTTGAAATTATACAGATTCCtaatatacataaaattaaagACATTCCaagaaatatttctttaaaaaaaacagcagatCTTCTCAAATCGGGATCTGGGTCACCATAATTTTGTTCATTAGAATTAAGATACCGTTTCTTTTCTTAAGTTTTCTTTTGGTCTTTCCTTTAACATTCACGGATTATAAAGCTGTCAAATATTGATGACCAGATCACGTAGTACTGAAACTAAAACAATGCATATCATAGAGTTTGTTTGTTACTTAAGTACAGATTTTCGACTTGTATATTCATCCGTGCAATTTTATTTATCAACGCTTATTGTATCTATTCGTTCATTGTCATACATTTTAGTTGTGGGTTATGTTCTATCATTCGACCATTACCGAATTTTTACATATCTCATCTTGCCTTTCAAGAaacaaaacttttcaaaaaacATCTCAGGCGCGGAACCAAACATTTTGAAAGGGGATTCCAATCCTTGGAACACCATGAAACGttcatataattaaaaataaattaagaattatattaagaattaaacaaataaataaaaaaggaggGGTCCAAACCCCCGAAATGCCCCTCCTATTTTGATTCGCCTATGCATCTTTTAGGTCATGCGATAAAAGCTTACCAAGCCTAAATAAGTCAAGGTTCATATGAATGGACACTATTAACGTTGGATTCTGCATATTGTCTTAAAATGACAAGTCcctatgtttgatttcatgaaaaataaacttttttttgtcttcttgatttttattttttggagtTATTTGagttattaatattttatatatacatgatagatGTGAAGCACTTTAACAAAATGCATTCATTAAACGGcaaatttagagaaaaaaaatctataaatttcATCTGCAGGGacatatattatgtttttttttcaaaacgccTTAGCGATATTTGGCAAAGGTTCAGAACATCAAAGAAGTTCCAGTAAAAACCTGACTTTGAAACCACAATAGAAAAGTGAATTCTGTATGACGCCATTTGACTGCCAAAATCTCGTGAcatctattgttattttttttttattctaaggttcagttataatttttaaaactCGTATCAATAAAATTTCTATAGCACGATATGCAGTGTATGATACCGCATGGCGATATTGTTGAAATAAAGCTGTGACTCTAGATCTTTGAAAATACTCATTATTAGTTTCataacagaaaaaagtaaaatcacaaaaaatactgaactgaaaattcaaaacggaaagtccctaatcaaatggcaaaatcaaaaactgaaacacatcaaacaaatggataacaactgccatatgcctgacttggtacgggcattttcttaagtagaaatgGTGGagtgaacctggttttaaagctagttaaacctctcccTTCcataacagtcgcatcaaattccattatttgataacgatgcgtgaacaagtCCTGTTACAATTTTGCTAATCAGTATACAGAGAGAAAAAAGAGACGGGGGAAATAACAAAGGGACGATCAATATTCATAATTCGAAGAAAGACCAAAACATCATGACAGAACAAGACGAAAATATAATCAACAGTTTACAACACAATATATATTAAAAGACAGAGTAACATGAACTCCACCAGAGTTTATATCAGGTGCTTTAGGAGAGTAGGAAGATCCTACTCCAAACGTTGTACATGTACCCGACAAGTTTATCATTGTCCATATTTGGAGAAAATGTCTAATATCGAGCGTGCGTTTCAATTTTAGCATCAGTCAATTCTATGACCGAGCTCTTTTAACTCTAAGAAGCTTTTAAGTCTAGCGGTCTGTATATGTACATGCTTgtcaatatttaaattaaatatttaaacatacGAGAAAACCAAACGGTTTACTTAGACCACCTACCACTGGATCTATACTACCTATCGCGGATTGGAAATTTTAAAGCATATCACTAACACAGAAGACGTATTGATATATACTCTTTTTGTAAATCATAACCTGATTTACTTTGTAAATTCTACCAAAAACATAAGATTTGCAGCttttttaagacatttttcaCTTTAGATTGAGTTATGGAGGCGctgttttgtacttttttggtCAAACACGAAAGTGTTTTGCATCTACACATTATACACTCTATCGTTTCGTTTTCATGCAGTGGCTATATTCTTTGATTGTGCGTTTTGTTTATCAGTTCTACATGCACTATCTCATATCAATTTTGGGATTTGGAAAAAGTAAATAGCAAAAATaataaatgccaaaatcaaaagctcaaacacatcaaatgaatggataacatctgtcatattccagaGTTGGAAGATTAGAATAAATGCTCATCTAGAAAACTACCATTACAAGCAACAATAAAAGTATGTTTACTGTAATGCACAGTTACTTGCTTTTTCGTGTCATCAGAAAAGTATGATTGAAAAGTGCTATTCTTATAATCGTCCTTGCCtcattatttcaaaatagttaATTCTATAATTTGACATTGATCTATTACGATAACCCTGGACCGTGATAGCTATCACAGTCAGACTTCAGAAGGTCACTGAAGGCCAATGTTGCATTTATACGTCTTTCATTTATACGTGGTACACAATATCTTTCCAGGAAAAATATTTTACACTCaacaaaaattatgattttaCGATATTTTGACACCCCAAACCTCAACCcactctcatttttttttttttttttttttttttttgctattttcaaTTTGTGTATCAATATACTTTGTTTAGTGTATCAACTTGATTAAAAAATAGTAAAGTTGCTCGTTAGGGTCAACGATAGAGAAATAAGCTTATATTTTAGTCAATTTTGTTTTTACTAAAAATCAGAGTCGGCCGCTCGTACATGTATGGAATTAGAAAATTGCTTTGCAGAGCGTTAACCGTTCATCTTTTGCATTTGAGTcacatattttgtataattacaTGTAAAGGCTTAATCGACAGAGATGTCTCAGAAGTCTTGATTAGGCCTACAGTTAGGTGTCCAGGTCTGAATTGCTCTAGTCAtttcaaaaaattgaaataaatgtttgacctactaatgatttatttaatatgattatttttagAAAATCAGGTTTTCTCGTTTCATAAAGCATTGGACATTTTAGATTGCAGAAAATGATACCTACAACACGTCAAAACCGAacacaaaacataaatataaaaataaggagatatatTCGATGGCCAATTACATTAACAACTATCAAACAAGATGGCTTAGGTGTAAGCAAATACACGTCTCAATACGGTCTTTAGTAAAGAAGAAAAGTATACCTAAAAGTGAAGTAAACTACGCTATTAGAATGAGTATTTAGCACAAATCTTAAAGATAAACAATCACGTTTTCTGGTCTatctcaaaaaaatattattaaacctaaGGGTGTCATCGGCTTTAAAATAtaaaggttaatccagaaaatcGCTTCGATGCATAgcatttgtaatgtttaattttaatgggttttttttctttgtttaaaaataGCTCTTAAAATCAAATCTTGTGTTGGCTGTATGATCTTGCTTCAAATGACCAAATTGAATCTCTCTCAATCTATAGCTTTAATTTTGAAAGACTTTCAATCCCAGTTTTTCACctttcttaaataaatatatcatgcgTACGTATTTCGCCAATTATGGAGCGGAGTTCAGAAGAACGTCTCtccgaaattttttttttttttttcttatcattttCCGGTTTTTAAAATCTATCAAAGTTGCAATAAATTGTTCTTGCTCGTTTATAGTCATTTACATTTCATTATATGTTCAGAAATATGCTGTTACTGTTTTAGAATCTAAATATATACACAATTACGTTCAAACAAGTATAAATTCAAAGACTTTTTCATTAGGATTTTCCTAGTAAATACATATAGGGGAAATTGGTCCTATCTCTTTGATAAGAAATGATTCAGTTTTATGAATTAAAATGCTAAAAATAAGAAATCTTTAGATACACAATCTGAGAACTGAACAATATCAAATGTCCTTGTGTAATCTAAGCCATGGTATCTGACGTAAAATGTTTCATTCATTTAATTAGAGAAATGAGATGGTAACTTAACcgcataaaacaaatatttgcatTACTTGCACGATAAGGATGCGTTAAAGTGACAATTGtgaaaaaataagcaaaaagctattttcaatttcaatattctGTTTGAATGGATTGAAAGACAATCGATTACGGTATTGAAAATCAGATCCAATTACGGATGATTTGTGATTATAATTATTCCTGGTGTATATCTTAGTAAGGATCATTTAATTCGCAAATTTTGAAGCGTCTTTTTTATTTTAGTAAACATATATCCATACAAATTGTGTTTGCATTGTTGACATTATATGAATAAATACCGTTGTGAACAAATAAAGGGAACTCTTTGGTCTCAAAAATACCAATTGTTAAAGTCCAAGGTAACCAGAACTATCATTTGAATAGTAAAAAGGACGTAAAATTGACAAGTTCAGAATGGAATTATCAATTATTATTGGTAATCAAACAAAGATTAATTGCTCGAACTCTGTTACTTTTGAAAcacaattttacattttatacacAGAAGTTGTATCAGCGGAAACAACGCTTTAGTGAGAAAAAAAAGGAAACTTTGAAAAGAAGTTAATTGATTACAAGAACAAAGAGACTAACACTCTACAGTAAGTGAGATGCTAAACAAACATTCATGGAAAATACATAAACACCTGAATACATATCTATAACGATAGTCAAAAGGTATTCTCAAGATTcaaatcattaaaattttaagGTTTATAAATCTGAAACCACAAACAGTTTGCTGAGATGAAACAATCAActaaatataagtaaataaagaacacaataaaatacatttaaaattgagaatggaaatggggcatgagacaacaacccgaccaaagagcaaagcCGAAGGCTATAAAAAtttaatgggtcttcaatacagcgagaggTGGTCGCTTCAGCTAGTGTTTGTGTTTTATCGTGCTGATCGCTCCAAACAATTAACTGAAGCTCATACTGTAAAGCTAGATTCATATTCCTACACAAAAAAAGAACACTTAGAGGCAACAATAGTTTATCGATGTTTAATTCTCATGAATATAAAGGagtaaaaagcaaaataaataaatagacgTGATAGGTATACGGCATTTGTATATTTTGGGAATCCAAACGAAATATACATACGAGGCATAGAGATAAGGACACTATCTTCGACTTTGTTTTACTAACAAAAAGATGCTGACATCTAGTGGAATTATAGTCCTTATAGTATAAAAGATAATGTGTTAAGTTCTTTGAATGTCTCGTTTGAATTTTCTTCGTTTATATaatcagatataagaagatgtgatatgagtgctaatgagaccactctccatccaattcacaatttataaaagtaaaccattatataatCAGTCTATTTGATTTTGAGTTTTGACAAATTGTAtagtcatttttctattttcgACGAACATCGCATGTTGACCTCGTGGTGTTATTTAGATTACAACAAAGATCAAAGACTTAAACAAAGgtcaaagaatacaaaaaaggAAGAATAGTTTACATTGTTTAACATATATAagtgatttttgaattttttttggttaaataaatGGATACATAAATCAATGGAACACTATTTGATTgatgttttttatgttttcttctttttcgtTCTTATGTTTGCTTGATTGCATTGGTAGTGtgcataatataaaaatataaaaatgatattatttttatcCTATAACCGATGAATAAAATCATGTACAACTACTAGTACTGGATGCATCGGCGTATACATGTACCATCCAGTTATGTGAATTGTTTGGCGAAAGCTAAATAATTCTGGAACTATTCTACATGTTAGATTTGCTTTGCTTTTCCATCATATATGCATTCAACAGCATTTGTTCAATACCAGATGTTTTCACTCTTCTTCATAACTCAACAATTTACACGAAGACATAAGTTGTTCTTTTTCTTCCTGGTTAAAATTTAGGCGAGACCGACCTGTATCCAAACGCTCTAAATCTGGACACAGAACTGCAAGCTGTAGAATAGTCCGTGTTGTAATATTCGGACATGGCAACTGAAGTATTTTCAAATGAGAAAGATTTATATCAACACCGTCTCGGTTTAAAGTGTTAACTTTTTCAAAGTATCTGCGAATTACACCTCGTTCTTGCTCGGGTTCATCGGGTGCAAAGTCTTCAGCTGTGTCAGGTACGTGTGTTATATTCTTACAGAAACCAAATCTTAGTCTATACAGTTTTAGACAGGACAAAATGGGTGCAATTACACCTTTAATGGTGATGCCGTCTGCTAAAGTAAAACTAGCCGTATCAAGATGTACGCAATTGTCTGCAATGGCGAAGAGTGATACATCTGTTATCATTGGACAAAAGTGAAAGTCTATGACCTTGATATTTCTACAGCACTGTGCTATACGTGTTACGCCTAAATCATCTATACTACACTGCCTGACAGACAGTGACTCCAAAAGTTGACATCCAGCTGCTATAACGCTTAAGCTTTCGCTTCCAATTGCCAAAGGTATTAAGTCAATAAATTTTGAACCAAACGTTAAATTCTTCAAACTTCGACAGTTTTCAGAAATATAACGAAATCCTTCATTAGATATATTTGTACAGCCAGTAATATCCAATGATGTCAAGTTTCTCGACCTACTTGTTGCTGAACTTAAACCATCGTCGTTAAAATCAAAAGCACCTGTTACTGACAAATCTGTTAAATCAAGTTGTTCTTCACTCTCTGTAAATACAGAATTAGATATGCAGTCTTCCCCACAacgaaattttgttatttttggacaccatttaaacaaatctttaaaaacatTATCTGCGAATATTTTCTCCGTAGTGATTGTCAATTCCTGCAAGGCTGGTTGTTGCcttataaatgatgtcattgcaCGGTTAAACTTTTCTCTTTCCCCGCGATATTCAATGAGAAGTCCTTTGAGCGTTATGCTTTCCAATATTTTCAAGCATTTTTCTATGTCTACTCGTAACGCATCCTGTATGGAGAGCCCAACTGTCTCAACAACTGGACATCTTTTGACAATTTCATTACAAAAGTCATAAGTATCTAAACTAATATGGATCACTTTCAGATTTGAAAATTTCATGTTCCCGCCATAATTTAAGACTTGCTGTAATCGGTGTTCTGCTATTGTCAGCTCCTGAATGTGTGAAGCaatgtttgtaaattgttttgtatattttgaaaaatcaatCCAGACGTGATACGGGAAGTTGATTTTTCTCCATAGAGATGGTTCATTTAATAACTGCTCCCTCCAATTTACGCAAACTTGGTCAATTACCGTAAATAGGTCGTCTTGTGATAGATGTGAAAAGATCTTAACAAGAAGCTCTGGAGGAAGATCCCCAATATTCATGGTTTATAtctgaaaaacagaaaaaaaacaccttagtTAATATCCCTTTAAAGGCGCTGATCCAGTATAACCCAGAATAAAGGGGGTAtgtacccattcaaatgcattaatcgcCATAAAGGGGGTTCTAACCTCACTGGAACACCCCTTGATCCGCCACTACTGTACCTACTTATGATTCACTTAAcattttaaaaggaaaataataataataaatttaatgcATTAGTAACGAGTGTTAATATTTTAAACTGTTTCCCTTTTTTTAAGTGCTTAGAACAAAATAATACACTAACTGTTGTTTATATAATGGACTACCTACAGAAGCAGGAAATCTTGATGTTAATCCATAAATAAACCATTACAAGGGGCAAAGTTAAGTGCCATACTTCAGGCAGACATTCACGACTTATATCGATAATATAATACGTACATGGACAGGGAATCACAGTTATATAAATGATCGTCTGTATATGTTGAACCCCCAGAATACCATCAATTATCACAGACTTCTAGATTATCTGGTCTCAATAATAAGTTTTCCAACATTTTATGTTGAGGAGACCATATACGCTTAATTGTTTAAACTGTAGGTTGCTGACTTCGTGTGGCGACTGATTATATAAGCATTTGTCGGCTTGAACTATGATTATTTATTCGGCGGACTTACTAACTTAGTCTATATAATTATATTGTTCAACCGTTGCTATAACACAGATTTCAGCATGAGAAATTATGTGCAgagttttttcaatttttgtttttaaatatttaacatttggTTAAAAAAAGATTCGTTATTGGAATGAGGTGTAGTTTTCAATTGTTTCTTATCACTAAAGTATTGATGTCACTTTTTGTTCTCCttaaggacatttttttttatgttgatacATGTAGCATGTTTTAAAAGTCGATGTTCAATTCATTTTAATGATTTCTAACCTCAAGGCTTTTGATATCTTCACTAATAAATGGACACGTCTTAACTTTTTGGACCGTATGTTAACGCATATAGACATGTATCATTAACTAATGCCCAACACAATctgttataaatacatgtatgtatgttgaTATCCATGTCAATATGCTCAACGTAATATACTAAAAAGGGTCGTCGATTTActgtaaataacatttttttgctTTCCAAATTGTATATAAAGATATAAGTTAAATTAGATAGTGCATTTACATGTTTGTTGATTTAGTTAATTTCTTCGCATATGGTACTTGTTGTTGCATGATTGATTTTGTTCTGCGTCGTACTGTGAAAATAGATGCATAATAAATGACCTCACGTGCATGTGTGTTTTGTGTCATTAACATAGATTTATATGTATGGGTAAAAATGCCACCACAGACTGAGACCAAATTACTAAAAACATCGAGTATGAAAGATCTTGCCTTTTGCAATTTCATACTTCCAatgtaaatcataaaaaataaaatcgcaaTTAATTGGAGCCATGATAAAGTTCGAATAAGTTTAAAATGGTGACTTACTTTTTAAGAAAACTGGAAACGAGAACACCATGAAAAATAACTTTGAGAAATAGGGCACACGTGTTGTCCAGATAAGGatcttttcaaaatgaaatgaagaTCTGGTTGAATAAACCAATCGCAATTGGCACACAGTAGGTGCACATCGGGCTATTTATCATAGATTAATTTATATGGACATCGAAGTCGTAGAAGGCCCGTAGGGCGATTATTTACTTGTACTTGTTGAAAGAAATGACCATGTGTCCAACcattaaattttattaacaatttgTTGTCATTTAttgctatatttgtatatgaaaagatttaaatgctaaaaaagagggacgaaagataccaaagggacagtcaaactcataaatctaaaacaaactgacaacgccatggctaaaaatgaaaaagacaaacaaacaacagcacacacgacacaacatagaaaactaaaatatacGAAGTCAATAAACACCAATCATTTCATACATTAAGTACTTACATGTAAGTGTGTGACTGCGACCTTTATCGTATACCCAGCTGATTCACATCCCATCCCTATAGGAACATTTCGATACTATTTTCGGAACTCCTTAATTGTTATcgacttgaaatttaaatttaagcATACGCAAATGTCATCAATGATCGGCCGCATTCAGCGGTCAGcggaaatgagaaaaaaacacgAACTTACAGATAGAAAACAATAAAGATGACAgaatatacaaaataaagttctttaaaaaaaaaaaaagacgcaGAATAAATACTTGAGCTAACTACAGAAGAGTTTATACTCAAGATGAGGGATGATAATGATGTTCGATGTCAACTAATTGTATGAAAAATTGAAGTGCCAAGCAGAACAAAAGGAAATTCGTGAGATTTAGTCAAGAAAACTGGACTTGAACCTACATGTAGGTAAAAATTGAAGTATGATTAATTTATATGTACTACTTCTGTTCAACAGTTCGAGATGAGCGGATAGTTTGTTTTGCTGTGCAGGATGTGTATCAATAAGCAATCACATCCGGTCGAAATCAGAAGTTGAATCCGAGGTCAATGTTTGCAAAGTACTTATATTAACTATCGGTAACACCAGTTTCGGAAGAGGGGcgttcaaactcataagtcgaaaaccgtgcaagggctgtatagccagtcaaagtcgttaaaaacttccatcgtcgtaagtcgaaaataaacaatGCCATGGATAAAACTGAAGAAAAGGCAAACagaaaaacaagttaaaaaacacaacatagaaaaactaaagacgcAGCACCCTATCAAAAACCGGGGATTA
Above is a window of Mytilus galloprovincialis chromosome 7, xbMytGall1.hap1.1, whole genome shotgun sequence DNA encoding:
- the LOC143081729 gene encoding uncharacterized protein LOC143081729 codes for the protein MNIGDLPPELLVKIFSHLSQDDLFTVIDQVCVNWREQLLNEPSLWRKINFPYHVWIDFSKYTKQFTNIASHIQELTIAEHRLQQVLNYGGNMKFSNLKVIHISLDTYDFCNEIVKRCPVVETVGLSIQDALRVDIEKCLKILESITLKGLLIEYRGEREKFNRAMTSFIRQQPALQELTITTEKIFADNVFKDLFKWCPKITKFRCGEDCISNSVFTESEEQLDLTDLSVTGAFDFNDDGLSSATSRSRNLTSLDITGCTNISNEGFRYISENCRSLKNLTFGSKFIDLIPLAIGSESLSVIAAGCQLLESLSVRQCSIDDLGVTRIAQCCRNIKVIDFHFCPMITDVSLFAIADNCVHLDTASFTLADGITIKGVIAPILSCLKLYRLRFGFCKNITHVPDTAEDFAPDEPEQERGVIRRYFEKVNTLNRDGVDINLSHLKILQLPCPNITTRTILQLAVLCPDLERLDTGRSRLNFNQEEKEQLMSSCKLLSYEEE